A region from the Crassostrea angulata isolate pt1a10 unplaced genomic scaffold, ASM2561291v2 HiC_scaffold_1, whole genome shotgun sequence genome encodes:
- the LOC128168504 gene encoding ATP-dependent RNA helicase DHX58-like, whose translation MSGRARRHGSTVAHISDQTIQRREEVSLQKARLMDEAFRRLYMMHPDDCMGNILKYQSEIRNVDDSLSVDETSKAKKPFQLICFKCHAEAVSNTDLRLYVGQHRVVTNPDFRSRCEFDTNSTPSRYTISIIRCAKCKLKWGTTFKIEKLEIPVLKVTAFLFTTGGEEPHRFKKWGKVSLYIESIDKQELLDIYKDAPELEEPDD comes from the exons ATGAGCG gtcGAGCACGCAGACATGGTTCAACTGTAGCTCACATATCTGACCAGACTATCCAGAGACGCGAGGAAGTCAGTCTTCAGAAGGCTAGACTAATGGACGAAGCTTTCCGACGACTGTACATGATGCACCCAGATGACTGTATGGGTAACATCCTCAAATACCAATCTGAGATACGAAACGTTGACGATTCGCTTTCGGTGGACGAAACGAGCAAAGCCAAGAAACCTTTCCAGTTAATATGCTTTAAATGCCACGCCGAGGCCGTCAGCAACACTGACTTGAGGTTATATGTCGGACAGCATCGTGTTGTGACAAATCCCGACTTCCGGTCTCGTTGTGAGTTTGACACCAACTCGACGCCATCTAGGTACACCATATCAATCATCAGGTGCGCCAAATGCAAGCTGAAGTGGGGAACAACCTTCAAAATCGAGAAGCTGGAGATCCCCGTCCTGAAAGTGACCGCCTTCTTGTTTACGACGGGAGGCGAGGAGCCTCATCGATTCAAGAAATGGGGAAAAGTCAGCCTCTATATTGAAAGCATCGACAAACAGGAACTTCTGGATATATACAAAGACGCTCCTGAATTAGAAGAACCGGACGACTGa
- the LOC128168506 gene encoding uncharacterized protein LOC128168506, with translation MHLQYFDSDICCSVKDGRREVRRAGREEGALGSMQVLLGLIDASPNQEKWEIFYKALKNNDFEHVITALKYEKIPQTVRKVYSELLLQPENVKQLHGLLGPDSQKKLVERNVLFNEDIDNISSEREMTGSDTAAVLVLLDRLWRKNTKWIEELSNIFKLKDDVFSQKLFLYCAGAEETQPKEVSNVVKEDKGVKIKYDRNQRQKAKPEQEETEPKTLLQTDTQPMHVALGTSENNQENDTKSSFFTFFKEESTSLSNLPTEVGIDLSSMLEDSAERLEQIFVKDSKTGEFKPFREIVRSQYRAYEEFDIGNFFQIDADLDATDEVTTGDIDQIALDLDASVERSRLLNDSAMYREKDLEDTDIILIVGGYSECPMLQKEIQKEFPNKAIVNARNGSTAVMKGAVLFGHRAEIIARKRIEQGHQLDNFGEFPRCVVRRSMAYYGVAADLPFVDGEHPLVCKYTNEEGKTICSGIFDCLIKRNQELEIGKTSIEKTFRSFNSSLISVEIYRSYKEVQYCHEEGCEKIGHILVRVSDDARDKRLFKFKLNFGFTEQIATAIDLKTQKSWKAKLDCFL, from the exons ATGcatcttcagtactttgattctgaCATCTGTTGCTCGGTTAAAGATGGCAGACGGGAGGTCCGGAGGGCGGGGAGAGAGGAGGGAGCTTTGGGGTCCATGCAGGTCCTGCTGGGTCTGATAGACGCCAGTCCCAACCAGGAGAAATGGGAAATCTTCTATAAGGCTCTGAAAAATAACG ATTTTGAACACGTGATCACTGCCCTGAAATATGAAAAGATTCCCCAGACTGTACGGAAAGTGTATTCCGAACTTTTACTACAACCTGAAAACGTCAAGCAATTGCATGGCCTCCTGGGCCCTGATTCGCAAAAGAAATTGGTAGAAAGAAATGTGCTATTTAATGAAGACATTGATAATATTTCATCAGAAAGAGAAATGACCGGAAGTGACACAGCCGCCGTTTTGGTACTTTTGGACAGACTGTGGAGAAAAAACACGAAGTGGATTGAGGAGTTGTCGAACATTTTCAAATTGAAGGATGACGTCTTCTCTCAGAAGCTTTTTCTGTATTGTGCAG gTGCGGAAGAAACACAACCAAAGGAAGTTTCTAACGTTGTCAAGGAAGACAAAGGcgtcaaaataaaatatgataggAACCAAAGGCAGAAAGCCAAGCCTGAACAAGAAGAGACTGAACCAAAAACACTGCTACAGACTGACACCCAGCCAATGCACGTGGCATTAGGAACATCCGAAAACAATCAGGAAAATGATACAAAAAGTAGTTTCTTCACTTTTTTCAAGGAAGAAAGCACCAGTCTCTCAAACTTACCCACGGAAGTTGGAATAGATTTGTCCTCTATGTTGGAGGACAGCGCGGAGAGGCTTGAACAGATTTTCGTTAAAGATTCCAAAACTGGAGAATTCAAACCATTTAGGGAGATCGTACGGAGCCAGTACAGAGCTTACGAAGAGTTTGATAtaggaaatttttttcaaatagatgcCGATCTTGACGCCACCGACGAGGTGACTACAGGGGATATTGATCAGATAGCGTTGGATTTGGACGCTAGTGTGGAGCGATCCCGGCTCCTGAACGACTCGGCGATGTACAGGG AGAAAGACTTGGAAGATACTGATATCATATTGATAGTTGGGGGATACTCTGAATGTCCAATGCTTCAAAAAGAAATACAGAAGGAGTTTCCAAACAAGGCAATTGTTAATGCGCGAAATGGCAGCACTGCCGTGATGAAGGGAGCAGTGTTGTTTGGACACAGAGCTGAGATTATAGCTCGAAAAAGGATAGAACAGGGGCATCAGCTCGATAATTTTGGCGAGTTCCCTCGTTGTGTAGTTCGGAGGAGTATGGCCTACTATGGTGTCGCCGCCGATCTCCCCTTTGTCGATGGTGAACACCCTCTGGTTTGTAAATATACCAATGAAGAGGGAAAAACGATATGTTCGGGCATTTTTGATTGCCTCATAAAACGAAATCAAGAGCTTGAAATAGGGAAGACAAGCATAGAGAAGACATTTAGATCGTTTAATTCTTCCCTGATAAGTGTAGAAATTTATCGCTCATACAAAGAAGTGCAGTACTGCCACGAAGAAGGATGCGAGAAAATTGGTCACATTCTTGTCAGGGTTTCTGATGATGCACGTGACAAAAGATTGTTTAAATTCAAGCTAAATTTTGGTTTCACGGAACAAATTGCAACAgccattgatttaaaaacacaaaaatcgTGGAAAGCCAAACTCGATTGCTTTTTGTAG